Within the Plesiomonas shigelloides genome, the region AGGGGAAAACTGCCAGAACTCGCGTAACTGCCCTAGCAAGGTGTCTAACCTGTCAAACCGCTCATGCAACGTCATGGCCGAAGATTCGTATCCGCACAAAAGAATTTGCAAGAATGCGCAGTGAAATCTCATGTTCACCCGCGTCAAATACTAAAAGAAGGTATTCAAGGCTGATGCTATTCACGGCGCTGTGATGGAAAACGCGCGTATCTTAGTCGCTCGTTATCGGCTCGCCAATGACTATTTCACGCGACTGCTCTCTCACTCCGCACATAGCCTGATAACCGAGTAACAATGCGCACAAATCAACAATTGTCAGTAAGCAAAAATGAGCGTCAATGCGCGGAGGAGCCTAAGACAAAAGACAAAAATAAGACGTGAAGTTGGGATAAGAAAACGCCAACGCACAAGCGCCTATGACAGGCCACCTGTGCGTGCGTATTAGACGTGCGGTTTAGTGCTCGGTTCCTAGCGCACCGGCAGTTTGATATCTTCAAACATCTCTTCGATTTCTTCATTCGAGCGTAATGAAATCGCAGTATTAACCAGATCCTTGGTCAGGTGAGGAGCAAAACGCTGCATGAAATCGTACATATAGGTACGCAAGAAGGTGCCTTTACGGAACCCAATTTTAGTGGTGCTAGCATCGAAGATATGGCTCGCATCAATGGCGATCAGATCTTTATCCAGCGCGGGATCTACCGCCATCGAGGCAATGACACCGACCCCAATGCCTAAACGGACATAGGTTTTAATCACATCCGCATCGGTCGCGGTAAACACAATACGCGGCGTCAACCCAGCACGATTAAAAGCTGAGTCCAGCTCAGAGCGGCCCGTAAAACCAAAGATGTAAGTGACAAGCGGATACGCCGCCAGATCATGGATGGTAATTTGCGATTTATGCGCCAGTGGATGGTTCGGCGACACCACAATCGAACGATTCCAGTGATAGCATGGCAACATCACCAGATCGTGATACAGATGCAACGCTTCAGTGGCAATCGCGAAATCTGCCGCGCCTTTGGCCACCGCTTCAGAAATCTGCGCTGGCGTGCCCTGATGCATGTGCAAAGAGACTTTCGGATAGCGCTCGATAAACGCTTTAATCACTTTCGGCAGCGCATAGCGTGCTTGGGTATGAGTAGTGGAAATGTTGAGCGTTCCTCGCTCAGGATGAGTATGTTCACCCGCCACTGACTTGATACTTTCCACCTTGGCCAGAATATCGCGCGCAATACGGATAATGTCGCGTCCAGCAGGTGTTATCTGCGTCAGGTGTTTACCACTGCGCTCAAAAATCTGGATGCCCAGTTCGTCTTCCAACATCCGAACTTGTTTGCTGATCCCCGGCTGTGAGGTGTACAGCCCTTCTGCCGTAGAAGAGACATTCAGATTGTGGTTAACCACTTCTACAATATATCGAAGCTGTTGTAATTTCATAGCCAACTCAACCGTTATTCCTTT harbors:
- the cysB gene encoding HTH-type transcriptional regulator CysB encodes the protein MKLQQLRYIVEVVNHNLNVSSTAEGLYTSQPGISKQVRMLEDELGIQIFERSGKHLTQITPAGRDIIRIARDILAKVESIKSVAGEHTHPERGTLNISTTHTQARYALPKVIKAFIERYPKVSLHMHQGTPAQISEAVAKGAADFAIATEALHLYHDLVMLPCYHWNRSIVVSPNHPLAHKSQITIHDLAAYPLVTYIFGFTGRSELDSAFNRAGLTPRIVFTATDADVIKTYVRLGIGVGVIASMAVDPALDKDLIAIDASHIFDASTTKIGFRKGTFLRTYMYDFMQRFAPHLTKDLVNTAISLRSNEEIEEMFEDIKLPVR